The following is a genomic window from Niabella soli DSM 19437.
TGCTGCGGGGTACATGCAATCATTATCCCGGATAAAGGAGTGGGGGCGTTGAATGAAGATGCCATATTAACTTCTGCCGGGGCTTTGGAGGAAATACCGGTTTGCAGAGTGAACAGTCTTATGAAAACGGTTGATGAACTGCATTTGAACGGGATCCGGGTTTTTGCGGCGGCCATGGAAGGGGCTAAAAAAGTTTCTGAGGCCGACCTTACGATCCCTACAGCGATTGTAATGGGCAGCGAGGAGAAGGGTATTTATCCGGCGCTGTTGAAAATATGCGATGAAAATATCCGAATAGCCATGAAGAATGATTTTGAGAGTTTGAATGTTTCGGTGGCAACGGGAATGATCCTATACGAGGCGATGGAGCAGCGGAGCAGAGGCTGAATGCTAAACGCAGAACGCGCAATGCAGAACGCTTAATGCTGGCATGAATGGATGTTAAACCTCGTTGGTGAATAGTCAATGGTTAATAGACAGTAACGCGTTAGGGAAAAAACGAAATCTTTGCCGTGAGACGTCAAATATCAAATCTTTCAAACATAGAAAGCGTTTTCAACTGAAGAACGGGATCGAAAATCAGAGATCAGAAATCAAAAATTGATCTATTCCGGTACTGCATCAAGTGAACGCCATAAGTACAAGCAAGCATAGGTACGGTACGGCTTCCAGTTTTCGGCCACGGCGATTATTTTTGCCTCATATTCTTTTTTGTTTGTAAAAGGGATATTGTATAGCTGGCTCACGGCTTTTTGAAGGCCCAGGTCCCCGATCGAAAAAACATCTTCACGCCCCAATGAAAACATCAGCAGCATTTCAGCGGTCCATTTGCCTACTCCTTTTATTTGCGTGATCAGGGCGATAAAGGCGTCATTTTCCATTTCGTGGATCTTTTTGTCGGTGAGTTTATTATCGATAAAAAAACGGCATACATTTTTGATGTATTGCGCCTTTGCGTTGGAGAGCCCGATGCTGCGCAGCGTTTCATGCGGGATGGCCAGGATTTTCCGGGCGGTAGGCTTTTTCCCTTTAAACAATTGCAAAAAACGTCCTTTCAATACAGCGGCCACTTTGGTGCTTAACTGCTGGCCCAGGATGGAAGTACATATTTTCAGCAGGATGTTCTCCTGCAACTCAAGCGTATAATCGCCGTGCCGGCGGATCAGTTGTTTTAATACTTTGTCTTTTGATAAATGCTTTTTATAGTGCATAAAGTTCGTGTATATGACGGTATAAGAACGGCTCACAGAATACACAGAAGGGCTTAAAAATCTGTGTAAATCTGAGGGATCTGTGAGAAAAATACATGATGAGATTTAAGTTGTTTATAAATGGGTCACAGATTGCACGGATCTTCACAGAAGGTTTTAAAAATCTGTGTGGATCTTAGAAAATCTGAGAATACAAAAATATTACACATTCGTTTTAGCGCAATCTCCGCTACTAAATTAATAAAATTGTAATTTTAAAAAAATATGTTTAGCCGCGATTATCTTTTGGCAAAAGTGAGCCTTTTTTTTGAGGCGATCGCTAAAGCAAAAAAAGCTTTGGGGGACAAGCAGTACGAGGTATTGTCGGCCATTCTGAATGAAAACCTTGATGAGCCTGCAATTACAGCGTACATTAATGGGGATGACCGGCAATTGCCTGATGAAGCCTATCAATACCTGTTGTTTCAGGCGGAATTACTTTTTCTGCAACTGCAATTCCTGAAGGCAACAGGAGCCGCGTTTGAAATGACCCAAGAGCGTTACCTGCACTATTCCCTGAAATTATTAAAAGCAGATGCCCGTAATTTTAATTTCGCCTTACATCAGAAAATACTATTGGTGCAGCAAA
Proteins encoded in this region:
- the rlmB gene encoding 23S rRNA (guanosine(2251)-2'-O)-methyltransferase RlmB; translated protein: MVYGRTAIVTALKEGAGLDRIYIDQKANDPAIGEIRRLAATRNVPLNYVPKAKLDFFNVGEHEGVIAQKSRIVYQELQDVISFVTETGAVPLFLILDGITDIRNIGGIARTAWCCGVHAIIIPDKGVGALNEDAILTSAGALEEIPVCRVNSLMKTVDELHLNGIRVFAAAMEGAKKVSEADLTIPTAIVMGSEEKGIYPALLKICDENIRIAMKNDFESLNVSVATGMILYEAMEQRSRG
- a CDS encoding DNA-3-methyladenine glycosylase family protein, coding for MHYKKHLSKDKVLKQLIRRHGDYTLELQENILLKICTSILGQQLSTKVAAVLKGRFLQLFKGKKPTARKILAIPHETLRSIGLSNAKAQYIKNVCRFFIDNKLTDKKIHEMENDAFIALITQIKGVGKWTAEMLLMFSLGREDVFSIGDLGLQKAVSQLYNIPFTNKKEYEAKIIAVAENWKPYRTYACLYLWRSLDAVPE